A window of the Lolium perenne isolate Kyuss_39 chromosome 7, Kyuss_2.0, whole genome shotgun sequence genome harbors these coding sequences:
- the LOC127316090 gene encoding uncharacterized protein yields the protein MSDRRRDREKPRDRGHDRDRDRELDLHRDRDRDRDLDVDRHRDRDREGDRHRDRDRGRDKDRDRERDRDRDRSHRSARKRSRTRSPSADRSRRRRTRSPDASRHKRRRDASPATDQKDDKKPDPPAAPKVAEEGAMAGDGDMDAEELEMMKMMGIPVGFDSTKGKYVPGADVSGVRAVTKRQPRQYMNRRGGFNRPLPPEVNR from the coding sequence ATGTCAGACCGCCGCCGAGACAGGGAAAAGCCTCGAGACCGCGGCCACGACCGGGACCGGGACCGCGAGCTCGACCTCCATCGCGACCGGGATCGGGACCGGGACCTCGACGTCGACCGCCACCGCGACCGGGACCGCGAGGGCGACCGCCATCGCGACCGGGACCGTGGCCGGGACAAGGACCGGGATCGCGAGCGCGACCGCGACCGCGACCGGAGCCATCGCAGCGCCCGAAAGCGCTCCCGCACGCGCTCCCCCTCGGCCGACCGCTCCCGCCGTCGCCGAACCCGCTCCCCCGACGCCAGCCGCCACAAACGCCGCCGCGACGCGTCGCCCGCCACCGACCAGAAGGATGACAAGAAGCCCGACCCTCCGGCCGCTCCCAAGGTGGCCGAGGAGGGGGCCATGGCGGGCGACGGGGACATGGACGCGGAGGagctcgagatgatgaagatgatggggaTCCCCGTCGGGTTCGACTCCACCAAGGGCAAGTACGTTCCTGGCGCCGACGTCAGCGGCGTGCGCGCCGTCACCAAGCGGCAGCCGCGGCAGTACATGAATCGCCGGGGTGGGTTCAACCGGCCCCTGCCGCCGGAGGTCAATCGCTGA